TAAACTCGTGAAGAGGCCCCGGAGTATGATGTATAAGCTCCTACCCATGGGATAGTCATTCGACAGCCTAGTATCAGTGAAGATTTCACATGAAACTTTTTTGCACAAAACTTGCAACTCTAGGCGTAAACCATTGTtcaagttgtgaatggatgtagcGTGGAGTTTTAGGTGAAAGTttaacttaacagtctccaccaAAATACCGGTATATAAACAATGCTTTGGAACCATATGCAAACTCTACGTGCCTCCGGTATCTTGTAGGGGATTGCTGGAATGATTGGGTTTAGCATGTTTATTATTACCGATAATTCATGAAAACCTCAGGGGTCCATGTGGCCCATTCATGCATTACAAGGGAGCGTAGAAAGTTTAGGGGTTGTTGGTTGCTGCCCACATTCGCCCAGCCAAATTGTGGGCAGAGCAAACAATTGGCGACTGATTCATCCACCCTGGCTTCGCCAACATTTTGGCATGAAATCATATGGAAGGAGTGCATATAGTTGGGCGTGCCAAAAAACGAAGTTGATCCAAACAGACGCCCACGTCTAAGTCAACGTCTATATTTTGGCTTGACAAGTGTGGCTACGATCCAAACGGCCCCTTAGTCCCATCCAGATTGTGGAAGAGGTTTTGGACCCAACATATAAGATTGGTTGGCTCACACACTACTAAAAGCTTGAGAAAAGAACACATACATGTGTGCTCGTCCGCCTTCCGCCTTGCCACGCCTCGCACGCACATCATGTTTAGTGAACGAGCGGAGCCTGTCTGATCTTTGCACGTGTGCATGCTGGATTTTTTTTCAGGCAAGTAAGAAGCGGAAACGTTTTTTCCGCTAATGGAAAACGAAACTAAAGTGCTGTGACTGTTTCCATTCATCTCCTCATTAATGTTTCTATTTAGCTTCCACTTCTGGAGTCTATATTAGAGGTCGCTCCTTTTCTGTAGATATATGTCACTTCATCTCTCCCAACGCGATTACTTCCTAGTTTTAGGCTTTGCATTGCCTACCTCTTCTCCATCTCGCTCTTCGGCGTACACCCTAAAGTCAAATAGCAGGTCTTCAAAGCCTCGCCTCTTGTGATTCCGTATGGGAGAGGGACGATCAGATTTTTGTAGAGCGCTCTATTAAATTATCATGTTCTAtctactccctctctctcagtttacagggcatgcacgtacccctaggtcgtcaatttggttaacctaatacaagtcatatattacaaaaaattaTACCAATATAAACTTCAGAGTTTTTACTTTCAAAAGTTATAAttttgtgttatatagtttatattagggTGATAAAATTAGCAACCGAGGTATACGCGCAGGACTTGTAAactgaaatggagggagtattgtTTTTCTGAATTAAGCTTGATGAAAAATTGCTCAAATATTCAACACACCTGAAAGCACTAGTACGAGGTAGAAGTAGCAAGGAAAGCGTAGGATAGGGGGAAGGCAGCACGGCGTCTCACTCGGATTCGTCCTAGACGTGCGATGGTTTATTCGTTGAGGTCGAGAGGCATCAGGATGCGCTTGTCGCACAGCGCCTCTATGGGCTCAGCCTGTAGCAAGAGCATCCACCGACGACTGGTTTTGATCTGTAATAGGTTCTTTATTACACCCTAATTCTGCTCAGGTTGTACGTGCAGATGGGCATTTGCTACATCAGTAGTTGCTGTGAGCTCCGGTACGTATAGGTTTCGCCACACTAGTGTCAGCACCACAGAACACACAATATCTGCTTAGCATGTTCAGCAACTTATTTACTAGTTATACCACAGTGCCTTTAACAACAGAATAAAATTTTAGAACAGGCAAGCGCACCATTATTTGTTCCTTAGGACTGTGAATGGAAGCATAATTTTGGTAATCAATGGGTAACTGCAATTTCTGAAACCGGCATGAAAATGCGTCGAGTTTTCCACCATATATAGCTTCCAAATCAACAACCAGAAATATCTCATCTGTACTGTCTGTCACGCAGCTGAATAATACTGCCCCGTGGGCGATGATCAGTAAAATGCATTGCATTCCACATCTCAGAATCATATTAGTCTGACTGTGCATCTGATAGCAGGGTACTTTTACAAGCCAAAAAGGCCAAAAAGGCCAAAAACAATATTCAGCCAGGGTACTTCCACATCTCAGTCTTCCCGGTAGAGAACTCAAAAAGGAGTGCAACAGACTAGTAAAACTAGTTACCAGACCTTCATGGCCTCATTCTTACCTTCTCAGTTCACCGCAAAATTATGAAGAACTAATAAGTAAACTAGTACCACACCCTTAGCAGCTCAAAGTAAACATGTCGATGTGAAATAGCACCAGCATCAGTACCATGATCAAAAACTAAAACCTCTCATGCCATAACTCGAGAAGCGATCCAGCACTTGTCATGCCTCAACACACAGAAGGGATCCTCCACTGACAAGTCAATGGCGTTCTGAAAGGTCCAGCAAGGGGAGGCAACGTAAACATAAATAATATTACTGCCACTGCTTCCACCTGATGGCGCATTGCCCTCACCAACGGATCCTGACACCGGACCTTCCTCCATTACCACACCATCACTGCCACTACTTCCACCTGATGACACATTGCCCTCGCCAGCAGAACCTGACATAGGGCCTCCCTCCACTACCACATCATCACTGTCAGCACAATCGATGCCCAGCGTCTTAAGCACCTTCGCCTTCTTCAAGATATAACAAAGAAACAAGTACTCACAGTCCAGACCCTGGTATCTATGGAAGACGAATGTCTTCAGATGAGATTCAAGGCAATCGCAAGAGCCCAGGGACTTCCAGAACTCAGCACAACCGACACTATCAGGTGAACTGGGTCGAATGGACTGGATAGCAAAAACACAATGTTAGAGTTTAGCATATCAATCTTCAAATTACACCAAAAATACTACTAGAAGTGCTAGAACAGATATCTACAACATCAATCTGGAATTTATAACAATGAACAACTAGCACTTGAATAAGCTGATATCCACATTATCATCTTGAATCGCAATTGATAAACAAGTATAGGGACGAACAGATATCGATATGACATGGGTACTACCATGACGTGAAGCGTCTCGAGGCGAGGAAAGCATCTGAGCAGAGTGTCCAGCATCTTGACCTCCATGTCGTGCGAAAACCGCACCTTGACAGCCAGCATCTTCAAACTTGGCAGCATGGCCCTAGCTCTCACATTCATACCAGCCTGCCATTGAGGCAAATTAAACACCATGAGAAATTCGATTGGATACACAGTCACCTAATGAGTGTTAAGTGCAGACCACAGAAGTTACAAGACCCAGTTACCCTGATGACAATGCCACCAATCTCGAGCGCGTGGATCTGGAGGTCCAAGAAGCCGAGCACCTCCAGCCTAGGTGCGTTGACAATCCTAACGGGCCTCCGATCGGAAATGCTATGGAAGAGCAGGCGCTCCAGGCAAGGTGCATCCTCGACGATGATTTCATTGAAACCGCATCTCCATTCCATCATGACGCGGAGGCTGCTGGACCTGATACGGAGGCGTGAACCGCAGCTGTACGCCATGGCAAAGGAGAGGATTCTCAGCTTGGAGCAGTGCGCGAGCAAGGCATCGACATCCCTGTCCTCgatgatggagtgaaaaaggccGAGCTCATGGAGGTTGGGAAATGCGGGCTGGTGGGCGGCAGTGTCTGGGAAGCGCCAGAAGCCGATGTAGAGGCGGGTGAGAGAGCCACAGCTGAGGATGTCGTCGGGGAGCGGCATGTCGAGCGGCCAGGGTCGGTTGAAGAGGATGAGGTCCTGGACGTTCTTGGCGGCGAGGCTGGCGACCAGGCGCTCGAGCGCGTACTCCTGCCGGTGGAAGGAGGTGTGGGTGACGCGCACGGCACGGACGGGGCCGGGGTGAGCGGCCACGCAGCGCGAGAGGGCACGCACGGCGTGCCTGTCGGCGGCCCTGAGGTGGGTGTCGTCGACGAGGAGCGGGGTCGCCGCCCAGACGGAGCGCCAGCGGGTCGAGAGGACCATGGTGCGCGCGGCTTCGTTGGTGGGGAGGCAGGAGACGATGTTGGAGAGCAGGTCGTCCGGGAGACGGCTGATGTGGTCCTGGCCGTCACCATCCTGTGCCGCCGGATCGACAGCGGGCCCGTCGGCGGGGGCGGCGATGTCGTCATCGGAGGAGGTGAGGGAGAAGTGGTCGTCGTCGGAGTCGGAGGActcgtcggcgtcggcgtcgggcgCGGGGACGAAGGGTGGGGGCAGGAGGGAGATGAGGTAGGGGACGATGCGATCGATGCGATCCTGCGCGGACGGCCCCTCCAGTGCCAGAAGGCTGAAGTACGCCCCGATTTGGGCGTAGGTGACAAATACTTCTTCTCCTCCCCCTCCGGCGGCGTCCATGGCGGCGGATCCCGgctagggttttgtcggcgggCACGAGGCGAGCAGGCTGAACGAATGGGGACTGGCGTGGGGTGCCGTGGACCGTGGTGGACTGGTGATAGTGGGCTCTGTGGTCTGACTAGTGTTGTGATTTGTGAACTTGTGGACCAAAATTTAAAATTCAAATTCATTCCATATATTGCAGATCAATCAAACAGATATATTCGAattctcaaaaaaaaatcaaacagATATATTCAGCTGTGAACAGTTGTGACACAACTACTATTGACAGatgattttctttttctttttcttgtgtATGTCAAAATCAGATTCATAATTATTAGGGGTTTATAATAGTCTACCTGTCGCGCCACTTTGCGAACTAGAGGCCGCACTATAGGAAGGGagtttttattatgtttgagatgCTTTATAGTTCCGGTAAATTTTTATAATATATCTGTTCATTTTCAAAAATGAAGGAAGGGAGATGTCGAGAATAATTTTCTCGCCACTCTATATCCAACTTTTCATTCAAATCACCGACAGGACAAGTCCTAACAAAACCAATCGGTGCTTACACTAATATATAAATTTGTGGCGCCACTGGGTATCTCCTTTTGTGTAGTGCAACCAAAATATAACTCTACCTAGTATTAAAAAATGGCAAGACTATCTTACCTAAGTACAATCCATTGCAAATGCAATAGATCTAATGTGGGCATATGTGGCCAATAACTTGCGCGATTCATTTCGTACCCACCAATGGCTGGTCTTCTTTTGTGGTGATATTCACTACATATCTACTACTGACTTCGCATTCATTTTGTGCAGTGCAGATAAAATCGATCCACATATGGAGAACATGGTTAACTTATTTGAAATCGAATGCAAGCAAACTTTATGAAATAAGCAATTAGTTAACCTTAAACTTGACTTAGTCCATGATGTGattagtgttggaaatatgccctagaggcaataataaaatggttattattatatttccttgttcatgataattgtctgttgttcatgctataattgtattaactggaaaccgtaatacatgtgtgaatacatagaccacaacatgtccctagtaagcctctagttgactagctcgttgatcaatagatggttatggtttcctgaccatggacattggatgtcattggtaacgggatcacatcattaggagaatgatgtgatggacaagacccaatcctaagcatagcacaagatcgtgtagttcgtttgctagagcttttctaatgtcaagtatcatttccttagaccatgagattgtgcaactcccgcataccgtaggaatgctttgggtgtaccaaacgtcacaacgtaactgggtggctataaaggtgcactacaggtatctccgaaagtgtctgttgggttgacacgaatcgagactgggatttgtcactccgtatgacggagaggtatctctgggcccactcggtaatgcatcatcataatgagctcaatgtgactaaggagttagccacgggatcatgcgttacggtacgagtaaagtgacttgccggtaacgagattgaacaaggtattgggataccgacgatcgaatctcgggcaagtaacgtaccgattgacaaagggaattgtatacgggattgattgaatcctcgacatcgtggttcatccgatgagatcatcgtggaacatgtgggagccaacatgggtatccagatcccactgttggttattgaccggagagtcgtctcggtcatgtctgcatgtctcccgaacccgtagggtctacacacttaaggttcggtgacgctagagttgtagagatattagtatgcggttaaccgaaagttgttcggagtcccggatgagatcccggacgtcacgaggagttccggaatggtccggaggtagagatttatatatgggaagtcctattttggccaccggaaaatgttcgggatttttcggtattgtaccgggaaggttctagaaggttttgaagtggggcccacctgcatggggggacccacatgaacgtgggtagtgggggcaaggccccacacccctggtcaaggcgcaccaagatcccaccttagaaggaataagatcatatcccgaagggataagatcaagatccctaaaaaagggggataacaatcggtggggaagggaaatgatgggatttctttcccccacctttgccaacgccccaatggacttggagggcaagaaaccagccccctccacccctatatatagtggggaggcgcatgggagcagcaccccaagccctggcgcctccctccctcccgtgacacctcttcctccccgcttgcgcttggcgaagccctaccgggatcccgctacttccaccaccacgccgtcgtgctgctggatctccatcaacctctcctcccctcttgctggatcaagaaggaggagacgtcgctgctccgtacgtgtgttgaacgcggaggtgccgtccgttcgacgctaggatcatcggtgatttggatcacgacgagtacgactccatcaaccccgttctcttgaacgcttccactcgcgatctacaagggtatgtagatgcactcctcccctctcattgctagcatctcctagattgatcttggtgacacgtaggaaaattttgaatttctgctacgttccccaacaattaggACAATAGCACTCGGAACTTTTCCAGGTCATGTTCACCATTTACGATGCTTGCGGAGAAGAAATAAAAATTGTCAACTCTCTTGACTTCCTCGAGAAACGGGTGGTCGCGGCAAACCCAACAACTATGTTGGCTTCGTTGATGGTTGTGATCCTACAAAAATCCTCTTCACGAAACCTCAAATCCATAACCAAGTTTTTTTGTGCACTGCAACTAAAATTTATATCTATGTCAAGAAAATAGTTATTATCTACTTTTCAGCTAATGTAGAGGTATATAGAACGCACAAACCTCAGATAACAAAATGAACCATAATTTTTTACATCAAAGGCACAACTGCTATGGCTAGCACGAGTTAAATAAATCAAGTTATTCTTCAACACATATTAGCCAAAGCTAACCATGCATTAGTTATGTGTAAGGGCAGCAAGTTTCATCATCATTCTACTGCCTGGCCCAACACCATTAGAATAGTTTGACTTAACTGTAAATTTTTAATAGATTTCTATAAACACTAGCTAACCCTAAAAAATCCATAAGCATACAACATCTAACCCTACAAAAATGCATCGATATGAAGGTTGGTCACACAGAAAATCCTGAAATTGCTATATTGTAAGAAGCAATGGAGCTCACTACTATGGTCATCGCCCCAACCGAAGAACAAGGCAACACATGCCAATTCTATGACCGAGCATGATGGCGCGGGAGACCCGATGTCCGACTAAAAGGCAGATTGCATGGAACCAGAAATGGTCGAATAGAGGCGACGCCTCACGGACGTCGAGGCGATGCACGGAAAGAAAGCGCCGCTCGGGACGATATGGGAGCGACTGTGTAAGGATGGTGCGTCCGCGACGAGTGTCTGCGGGCGAGTCGGATAGGGCACCATCGGAACGGATCAATGGCTGTATACAATGAAAACTAAGCGGAGAGGAGCTCATCGGCGCTAGCAAGAGTTGGGAATCGAGGATGTGCAATGGATTATAAGAGGCAGCGAACACCACAACACCGAGCGACCAAAGAAAGATGTTCAACCATGAATGAACAACACAGACATATCAAATATAGCAGTCGATGAGTGATTACCTTCCTTCCATTTTGGTCATCGGAACATATGATCACTGACCGGTCATTTTTAGACTAGACTGTGAGAACATCCAACCAAGCCCAAAAAACTATATCATTGATGCCTTTGGAATGGCAGGTTAGTGTTGTCCCTCATCATTGAAGCTAGGCCAGGCACCGCTTAACGATGAGGCATCAGTGCTATTCAGCTATGCAGTAGTGATTAGAGTAGTTTTAATGCAACAAAACCATCCTTTAGCATTTGTGAGCGAAGATTTGGGCCCGAGGAACAGAGCCTTGTCAGCGTATGAGAAGGAATATGTGGCTTTTTGATAGCACTAGAACAATGGAGATCTTACTTGCAAATTCGGAATTTTCTGATAAGAAAACTGACCAAAAAAGTTTTTCTAGCTTGAAATAAAATATTACATACACCCTAGAAATAGAAGGCACTCACTAAATTGTCGAGTCTTGATTATCAGATTGTATACAAGTAAGGTACAAGGAACCCTGCCACTTATGCATTATCTAGGAGGCCTCAAGGTGAGTTACAAGTCCTGAATGTCACTAGTTTACAACCTGCCTAGCTTTATGAGGTTATTGCCTCTTATGAGCAAGATGCTAAGGTTCGTGAAATTCTTCAGCAATTAGTTGTGCCACCAGATTCTCGTCCTCCTTAACAGCACATCAATGGATTGCTCAGCGACAAGGATTGTATTGGGATTGGAGCTGCCCCTGAGTTATCAGAATTGCGCATGCTTTTCATGCCTACCCTGTTGAAGGTCACCTTGGTTTCCCAATGACTTACAAGAGAGTTCACTCCCTGTTTAGGTGCACTCGGACAAAAGTTTTCATCaagatttttttctttcaaaattGCATGATTTGTCAACAAAAAGCAAAACTTGAGCATGTCAATTACCCATGATTGCTATCTCCCTTGTGAGTACCTCAAAAAGCTTGGGAAACTATCACTATGGATTTGAATATATGGTCTACCACACTCTGCACATTATGACCACATTATGATTGTTATAGATAAGTTTACTAAGTACATGCAATTTATTTTTGTTAAACTTCCATATAATGCCGAGAAGATTGTTGATCTCTTTCTGGAAAATGTGTATACAACGTGCCCAGATTCATTGTTTCATATAGGGATCCTGTGTTCACAAGTGCATTTTGGCAACATTTGGACAAAAGGACAGGGGTTGAGCTAAGCATGAGTACTGCTTACCATCCtgaaactgatggacaaactaaAAGAGTTAATCAAGTGGAATGCTTTCTCAGGTGTTTCATTGTGTTCACCCCAATAAATGGATAAAATGGCTCTCATTGTGTGAATTTTGGTATAACACCAACTGGCATTC
The sequence above is a segment of the Aegilops tauschii subsp. strangulata cultivar AL8/78 chromosome 6, Aet v6.0, whole genome shotgun sequence genome. Coding sequences within it:
- the LOC109740425 gene encoding F-box/FBD/LRR-repeat protein At1g13570, yielding MDAAGGGGEEVFVTYAQIGAYFSLLALEGPSAQDRIDRIVPYLISLLPPPFVPAPDADADESSDSDDDHFSLTSSDDDIAAPADGPAVDPAAQDGDGQDHISRLPDDLLSNIVSCLPTNEAARTMVLSTRWRSVWAATPLLVDDTHLRAADRHAVRALSRCVAAHPGPVRAVRVTHTSFHRQEYALERLVASLAAKNVQDLILFNRPWPLDMPLPDDILSCGSLTRLYIGFWRFPDTAAHQPAFPNLHELGLFHSIIEDRDVDALLAHCSKLRILSFAMAYSCGSRLRIRSSSLRVMMEWRCGFNEIIVEDAPCLERLLFHSISDRRPVRIVNAPRLEVLGFLDLQIHALEIGGIVIRAGMNVRARAMLPSLKMLAVKVRFSHDMEVKMLDTLLRCFPRLETLHVMSIRPSSPDSVGCAEFWKSLGSCDCLESHLKTFVFHRYQGLDCEYLFLCYILKKAKVLKTLGIDCADSDDVVVEGGPMSGSAGEGNVSSGGSSGSDGVVMEEGPVSGSVGEGNAPSGGSSGSNIIYVYVASPCWTFQNAIDLSVEDPFCVLRHDKCWIASRVMA